Proteins from a single region of Sphingomonas morindae:
- a CDS encoding glutamate--tRNA ligase, which produces MSLVTRFAPSPTGRLHVGNIRTALVCWLAARAEGGRFLLRLDDTDQARSSEAHVKAIRADLAWLGLHPDGEVRQSARAALYEAAFDRLRAAGRVYPAYESEQELALKRKVALGRGLPPLYDRAALRLSAADHARFAAEGVAPHWRFRLDPAPIAWDDLVRGPQRFDGAALSDPVVRRADGSWLYLLPSVIDDGEMGITHVVRGEDHVSNTAIQLQMFEALGLALPRFAHMALLTGADGKLSKRKDAVGIAALREAGIEPQTLLALLARLGTSEPVVPVARIADLVPGFAFGQLGRAPARFDPAELAQLNAKTLHLLPYEMVAARLPADMDAAGWAAIRPNVERIEDAAGWWAIVTAGPAPVSLDPVDRAFCAQAADLAAAIGWDEAPWAALTAALKTATGRKGRSLFLPLRLALTGRDHGPDMAALLPLIGREASIARLRAAGMTDGAAAPI; this is translated from the coding sequence ATGAGCCTTGTCACCCGCTTCGCGCCGTCGCCGACCGGCCGCCTCCATGTCGGCAATATCCGCACCGCGCTGGTCTGTTGGCTGGCCGCCCGCGCCGAAGGCGGCCGCTTCCTGCTGCGGCTCGACGATACCGATCAGGCCCGCTCGAGCGAGGCGCATGTCAAGGCGATCCGCGCGGACCTCGCCTGGCTGGGGCTCCATCCCGATGGCGAGGTGCGGCAATCGGCGCGCGCGGCGCTGTACGAGGCCGCCTTCGATCGGCTGCGCGCGGCGGGGCGCGTCTATCCCGCCTATGAAAGCGAGCAGGAACTGGCGCTCAAGCGCAAGGTCGCGCTCGGGCGCGGCCTGCCGCCGCTCTACGATCGCGCGGCGCTGCGGCTGAGCGCGGCGGATCATGCCCGCTTCGCCGCCGAGGGCGTGGCGCCGCACTGGCGCTTCCGCCTCGATCCCGCGCCGATCGCCTGGGACGATCTGGTGCGCGGGCCCCAGCGGTTCGACGGCGCCGCCCTGTCCGATCCGGTGGTGCGGCGCGCCGATGGCAGCTGGCTCTATCTGCTGCCCAGCGTGATCGACGATGGCGAGATGGGCATCACCCATGTCGTGCGCGGCGAGGATCATGTCAGCAACACCGCGATCCAGCTGCAGATGTTCGAGGCGCTCGGGCTGGCGCTGCCGCGCTTCGCCCATATGGCGCTGCTGACCGGCGCCGACGGCAAATTGTCCAAGCGCAAGGATGCGGTGGGGATCGCCGCGCTGCGCGAGGCGGGGATCGAGCCGCAGACGCTGCTGGCGCTGCTGGCGCGGCTGGGCACCAGCGAGCCGGTGGTGCCGGTGGCGCGAATCGCCGATCTCGTGCCCGGCTTCGCCTTTGGCCAGTTGGGCCGCGCGCCCGCCCGCTTCGACCCGGCCGAGCTGGCGCAGCTCAACGCCAAGACCCTCCACCTGCTGCCCTATGAGATGGTGGCGGCGCGGCTGCCGGCGGATATGGACGCCGCCGGCTGGGCGGCGATCCGTCCCAATGTGGAACGGATCGAGGATGCCGCCGGCTGGTGGGCGATCGTCACCGCCGGCCCGGCGCCGGTGTCGCTCGACCCGGTCGATCGCGCCTTCTGCGCGCAGGCCGCCGACCTGGCGGCGGCGATCGGCTGGGACGAGGCGCCCTGGGCTGCGCTGACCGCGGCGCTCAAGACCGCCACCGGGCGCAAGGGACGATCGCTGTTCCTGCCGCTGCGGCTGGCGCTGACGGGGCGCGATCATGGCCCGGACATGGCCGCGCTGCTGCCGCTGATCGGCCGCGAGGCGAGCATCGCCCGGCTGCGCGCGGCGGGGATGACGGATGGCGCGGCCGCGCCTATCTAA
- a CDS encoding riboflavin synthase, giving the protein MFTGIITDIGTIAHIEQRGDLRVTIASAYDMETVALGASIACSGVCLTVVDKAPGRFMVDVSAETVSRTANLWREGRQLNLERALRLGDELGGHIVTGHVDGVGTVVAISPDGDSQRVSIKAPPALAPYIAAKGSIAVDGVSLTVNSVEDEADGALFGLNIIPHTAAETTFAALTPGAEVNLEIDVLARYLGRMEQLRA; this is encoded by the coding sequence ATGTTCACGGGCATCATCACCGATATCGGCACCATCGCGCATATCGAGCAGCGCGGCGATCTGCGCGTCACCATCGCGTCCGCCTATGACATGGAGACGGTGGCGCTGGGGGCCTCGATCGCCTGCTCGGGCGTGTGCCTGACGGTGGTGGACAAGGCGCCCGGCCGGTTCATGGTGGATGTCTCCGCCGAAACCGTCTCGCGCACCGCCAATCTTTGGCGCGAGGGGCGGCAGCTCAATCTCGAGCGCGCGCTCAGGCTGGGCGACGAGCTGGGCGGCCATATCGTCACCGGCCATGTCGATGGCGTCGGCACGGTGGTGGCGATCAGCCCGGACGGCGATTCGCAGCGCGTCTCGATCAAGGCGCCGCCCGCGCTCGCCCCCTATATCGCGGCCAAGGGCTCGATCGCGGTCGACGGCGTGTCGCTGACCGTCAACAGCGTCGAGGACGAGGCCGATGGCGCGCTGTTCGGCCTCAACATCATTCCCCACACCGCTGCCGAGACGACCTTCGCCGCGCTCACGCCCGGCGCCGAGGTCAATCTCGAGATCGACGTCCTGGCCCGCTATCTCGGCCGCATGGAGCAACTCCGCGCATGA
- the ribB gene encoding 3,4-dihydroxy-2-butanone-4-phosphate synthase, which yields MSASPLRTPRHAFLSAAEEIIEEARNGRMFILVDDEDRENEGDLVIPAQMATPTAINFMATHGRGLICLALGKERCDQLGLGLMSRNNGTRHETAFTTSIEARDGVTTGISAGDRARTIAVAIDAAKGPEHIVTPGHVFPLVARPGGVLVRAGHTEAAVDVARLAGLNPSGVICEIMKDDGTMARLDDLVGFAQRHGLKIGTIRDLIAYRRRHDHLVEKVGEKPFHSDYGGDWRIITYRNKIDGSESLVLQKGQVVPDTPALVRVHPVSLLGDMLGEAGPRKRLLQRAMAEIGRAGSGIIVVLGGGADGRVGAMLSSDREPEMDIRSYGIGAQILTDLGVHDMILLSNSHHTLIALDGYGLNVVEERPIPAEEPR from the coding sequence ATGAGCGCCTCCCCGCTGCGCACGCCGCGCCACGCCTTTCTTTCCGCCGCCGAGGAGATCATCGAGGAGGCGCGCAACGGCCGCATGTTCATCCTCGTCGACGACGAGGACCGGGAGAATGAGGGGGATCTCGTCATCCCCGCGCAGATGGCGACGCCGACCGCGATCAATTTCATGGCGACGCACGGCCGCGGCCTGATCTGCCTCGCGCTCGGCAAGGAGCGCTGCGACCAGCTCGGGCTCGGGCTGATGAGCCGCAACAACGGCACGCGCCACGAGACCGCCTTCACCACCTCGATTGAGGCGCGCGACGGCGTAACCACGGGGATTTCCGCCGGCGATCGCGCGCGCACCATCGCGGTGGCGATCGATGCCGCCAAGGGACCGGAGCATATCGTCACCCCCGGCCATGTCTTTCCGCTGGTGGCGCGGCCGGGCGGCGTGCTGGTGCGCGCGGGCCATACCGAGGCGGCGGTCGACGTGGCGCGGCTGGCGGGGCTCAACCCGTCCGGCGTGATCTGCGAGATCATGAAGGACGACGGCACCATGGCGCGGCTCGACGATCTGGTCGGCTTCGCCCAGCGCCACGGCCTCAAGATCGGCACCATCCGCGATCTCATCGCCTATCGCCGCCGCCACGATCATCTTGTCGAGAAGGTGGGCGAGAAGCCGTTCCACTCGGATTATGGCGGCGATTGGCGGATCATCACCTATCGCAACAAGATCGACGGCAGCGAATCCCTGGTGTTGCAGAAGGGCCAGGTGGTGCCCGACACGCCGGCGCTGGTGCGCGTCCATCCCGTGTCGCTGCTGGGCGACATGCTGGGCGAGGCCGGCCCGCGCAAGCGGCTGCTCCAGCGCGCCATGGCCGAGATCGGCCGCGCCGGCAGCGGCATCATCGTGGTGCTGGGCGGCGGCGCCGACGGGCGGGTGGGCGCGATGCTGAGCAGCGACCGCGAGCCCGAAATGGATATCCGCTCCTACGGGATCGGCGCGCAGATCCTCACCGATCTCGGCGTGCACGACATGATCCTGCTCTCCAATTCCCACCACACGCTGATCGCGCTGGACGGCTATGGCCTCAATGTCGTCGAGGAACGGCCGATCCCCGCGGAGGAGCCCCGGTAA
- the ribH gene encoding 6,7-dimethyl-8-ribityllumazine synthase codes for MANILIVEARFYGHLNDLLLEGARAALTAAGHRHETITVPGALEIPGAIALAADQYDGFVALGVVIRGETYHFEIVAGESARALMALTLDGLAIGNGILTVENEAQALARARPDEKDKGGEAAKAALAMLALRDRFGA; via the coding sequence ATGGCCAACATCCTCATCGTCGAAGCGCGCTTCTACGGGCATCTCAACGATCTGCTGCTGGAAGGCGCGCGCGCGGCGCTGACCGCCGCGGGCCATCGCCACGAGACGATCACCGTGCCGGGCGCGCTCGAGATTCCGGGCGCGATCGCGCTGGCGGCGGACCAGTATGACGGCTTCGTCGCGCTCGGCGTGGTGATCCGGGGCGAGACCTATCATTTCGAGATCGTCGCCGGCGAGAGCGCGCGCGCGCTGATGGCGTTGACCCTGGACGGGCTGGCGATCGGCAACGGCATCCTCACGGTCGAAAACGAAGCGCAGGCGCTCGCCCGCGCGCGGCCCGACGAGAAGGACAAGGGCGGCGAGGCGGCCAAGGCGGCGCTGGCGATGCTGGCGCTCAGGGACCGCTTCGGCGCCTGA
- a CDS encoding COQ9 family protein, producing the protein MTALDLPLPADPTLDEMRASLGPAIAREAVFDGWSEAALANAARALGLDPAHARLAFPDGATGMIAAWYDAIDAALTRDFPPERVAAMKIRDRIGTLVRARLDYLRPQRQAARAAVAHLARPGQIAAGARLGWRAADTMWRLAGDTATDFNHYSKRATLAAIYAATLLVWLDDESEGESETAGFLARRLAGVMRFGKIKAQLLPSAERRFSLTRLAGRLRYPAL; encoded by the coding sequence ATGACCGCGCTCGACCTTCCCCTGCCCGCCGATCCCACGCTCGACGAGATGCGCGCCAGCCTCGGCCCGGCGATCGCGCGCGAGGCCGTGTTCGATGGCTGGAGCGAGGCCGCGCTCGCCAATGCCGCGCGCGCGCTAGGCCTTGATCCCGCGCATGCGCGCCTCGCCTTTCCCGATGGCGCGACGGGCATGATCGCCGCCTGGTACGACGCCATCGACGCCGCGCTGACGCGCGATTTCCCGCCCGAGCGCGTCGCCGCGATGAAGATACGCGATCGCATCGGCACGCTGGTGCGCGCGCGGCTGGACTATCTCCGGCCGCAGCGCCAGGCGGCGCGCGCGGCCGTGGCGCATCTGGCGCGGCCGGGCCAGATCGCGGCCGGCGCGCGGCTCGGCTGGCGCGCCGCCGACACCATGTGGCGGCTCGCCGGCGATACCGCGACCGACTTCAACCATTACAGCAAGCGCGCGACGCTGGCCGCCATCTATGCCGCGACGCTGCTCGTCTGGCTCGACGACGAGAGCGAGGGCGAGTCGGAAACGGCGGGCTTCCTCGCGCGGCGGCTGGCGGGCGTGATGCGCTTCGGCAAGATCAAGGCGCAACTCCTGCCCAGCGCCGAGCGCCGCTTCAGCCTGACCCGACTCGCCGGCCGGCTGCGCTATCCCGCGCTCTGA
- a CDS encoding FeoA family protein has protein sequence MRLDQLPLRRPARVLSIAWGEIGDAAARRLRELGFDEGVTVEAMHAAPFGKDPIACRVGRMTIALRRAQAHAISVETIAA, from the coding sequence GTGCGTCTCGATCAACTCCCCCTTCGCCGCCCCGCCCGCGTGCTGTCGATCGCCTGGGGCGAAATCGGCGACGCCGCCGCGCGCCGGCTCCGCGAGCTTGGCTTCGACGAGGGCGTGACCGTGGAGGCCATGCACGCCGCCCCCTTCGGCAAGGATCCGATCGCCTGCCGCGTCGGCCGCATGACGATCGCGCTGCGCCGCGCCCAGGCGCACGCCATTTCGGTCGAGACGATCGCCGCATGA
- the feoB gene encoding ferrous iron transporter B, protein MNAAPMVALVGNPNAGKSALFNALTGARQKVGNYPGVTVERKAGRMSLADGRPVELIDLPGTYSLEPASPDERVTRDVVLGRQEGERLPAALVIVVDAGNLDNHLRFALQLIDLDLPIVVALNMIDMAERDGLRIDADRLAAELGVPVVATVAVRKRGIEALKAAIGTLAMESGRRAGGVRTPPPSDLAALQKRARAIARAATHETSGARRRSQQIDAVALHPLFGPLLLAAILFVVFQAVFAWAQAPMDAIDAGFAALGSWVDTHLPPGFVRDLLSQGVIKGVGAVIVFLPQILILFGFILLLEASGYMVRAAFMMDRLMARVGLSGRAFIPLLSSFACAVPGIMATRTIDDPKDRLTTILIAPLTTCSARLPVYTLIIGAFIPARAVLPGIGLQGLVLFALYAAGVAGALVAALILRRTVTRGPSPGFLMEMPRYQLPSVRDLGIGLWTRATIFLKRAGTIILASNVALWVLASYPQAPAGMKQSEYSIAGRIASAIELVVRPIGFNHEIALALPPAMAAREVAVSALATVYAIDADSTDETRTDAALGVRMQASWPLPTALAFLAWFVFAPQCLSTIAVTRRETNGWRWPAFMVAYLFCLAYLAAGATFWLATALGL, encoded by the coding sequence ATGAACGCGGCGCCCATGGTGGCGCTGGTCGGCAATCCCAATGCCGGCAAGTCGGCGCTGTTCAACGCGCTGACGGGCGCGCGGCAGAAGGTCGGCAATTATCCGGGCGTCACGGTGGAGCGCAAGGCGGGGCGGATGAGCCTGGCCGATGGGCGGCCGGTCGAGCTGATCGACCTGCCCGGCACCTACAGCCTCGAGCCCGCGAGCCCCGACGAGCGCGTGACGCGCGACGTGGTGCTCGGCCGCCAGGAGGGCGAGCGGCTGCCCGCCGCGCTGGTGATCGTGGTGGATGCCGGCAATCTCGACAATCATCTCCGTTTCGCGCTCCAGCTGATCGATCTCGATCTGCCGATCGTGGTGGCGCTCAACATGATCGACATGGCCGAGCGCGACGGGCTGCGCATCGATGCCGATCGCCTCGCCGCCGAGCTTGGCGTGCCCGTGGTGGCGACGGTGGCGGTGCGCAAGCGCGGCATCGAGGCGCTCAAGGCCGCGATCGGCACGCTGGCAATGGAATCGGGCCGGCGCGCCGGCGGGGTCCGCACGCCGCCGCCCAGCGATCTCGCCGCCCTGCAGAAGCGCGCCCGCGCGATCGCCCGCGCCGCCACGCACGAAACCAGCGGCGCGCGCCGGCGCAGCCAGCAGATCGACGCGGTGGCGCTGCATCCGCTGTTCGGGCCGCTGCTGCTCGCCGCCATCCTGTTCGTCGTCTTCCAGGCGGTGTTCGCCTGGGCGCAGGCGCCGATGGACGCGATCGACGCGGGCTTCGCCGCGCTCGGCTCCTGGGTGGACACGCATCTGCCGCCCGGCTTCGTGCGCGATCTCCTGTCGCAGGGGGTGATCAAGGGGGTCGGCGCGGTCATCGTCTTCCTGCCGCAAATCCTGATCCTGTTCGGCTTCATCCTCCTGCTGGAGGCGAGCGGCTATATGGTGCGCGCCGCCTTCATGATGGACCGGCTGATGGCGCGCGTGGGCCTGTCCGGCCGCGCCTTCATCCCGCTGCTGTCGAGCTTCGCCTGCGCCGTGCCCGGCATCATGGCGACGCGCACGATCGACGATCCCAAGGACCGGCTCACCACCATCCTGATCGCGCCGCTCACCACCTGCTCGGCGCGGCTGCCCGTCTATACGCTGATCATCGGCGCCTTCATCCCGGCGCGCGCGGTGCTGCCCGGGATCGGGCTGCAGGGGCTGGTGCTGTTCGCGCTCTACGCGGCCGGCGTGGCGGGCGCCCTGGTCGCCGCGCTGATCCTGCGCCGCACCGTGACGCGCGGGCCGAGCCCCGGCTTCCTCATGGAGATGCCGCGCTACCAGCTGCCCTCGGTGCGCGATCTGGGGATCGGCCTGTGGACGCGCGCCACCATCTTCCTCAAGCGCGCGGGCACGATCATCCTCGCCTCCAACGTCGCCCTGTGGGTGCTGGCCAGCTATCCCCAGGCGCCGGCGGGGATGAAGCAGAGCGAATATTCGATCGCGGGCCGCATCGCCTCGGCGATCGAGCTGGTGGTGCGGCCGATCGGCTTCAACCACGAGATCGCGCTGGCTCTGCCGCCCGCCATGGCGGCGCGCGAGGTGGCGGTGTCGGCGCTGGCGACCGTCTATGCGATCGACGCCGACAGCACCGACGAGACCCGTACCGACGCCGCGCTGGGCGTGCGGATGCAGGCGAGCTGGCCGCTGCCCACCGCGCTCGCCTTCCTCGCCTGGTTCGTGTTCGCGCCGCAATGTCTCTCGACCATCGCGGTGACGCGCCGCGAGACCAATGGCTGGCGCTGGCCGGCCTTCATGGTTGCCTATCTGTTCTGCCTTGCCTACCTTGCCGCGGGCGCGACTTTCTGGTTAGCCACCGCGCTCGGATTATAA
- the ssb gene encoding single-stranded DNA-binding protein yields the protein MAGSVNKVILVGNLGRDPESRSFQNGGKVVNLRIATSESWKDRQSGERREKTEWHSVAIFNEGLANTAERYLRKGSKVYIEGQLQTRKWQGQDGQDRYSTEIVLQGFNGQMVMLDGPGGGAGGGGGGGGGRDFGGDDEFGGGYGGGGGGGGGFGGGQRGGGATGASGGNRPSSAFDTDLDDDVPF from the coding sequence ATGGCCGGCAGTGTGAACAAGGTGATCCTGGTCGGCAATCTCGGCCGCGATCCCGAATCGCGCAGCTTCCAGAATGGCGGCAAGGTGGTGAACCTGCGCATCGCCACCTCGGAAAGCTGGAAGGACCGCCAAAGCGGCGAGCGCCGCGAGAAGACCGAGTGGCACTCGGTCGCCATCTTCAACGAAGGCCTCGCCAACACCGCCGAGCGCTATCTGCGCAAGGGCTCGAAAGTCTATATCGAGGGCCAGCTTCAGACGCGCAAATGGCAGGGCCAGGACGGCCAGGATCGCTACAGCACCGAAATCGTGCTGCAAGGCTTCAACGGCCAGATGGTGATGCTGGACGGCCCCGGCGGCGGCGCGGGTGGCGGCGGCGGCGGTGGCGGCGGCCGCGATTTCGGCGGCGATGACGAGTTCGGCGGCGGCTATGGCGGCGGCGGCGGCGGTGGTGGCGGCTTCGGCGGCGGCCAGCGCGGCGGCGGCGCCACGGGCGCAAGCGGCGGCAACCGCCCCTCCAGCGCCTTCGACACCGACCTCGACGACGACGTGCCCTTCTGA
- a CDS encoding dienelactone hydrolase family protein gives MIIQSDEWADVPVAGGGAMRIHLFRPAVPGRFPGVLLFSEIYQVTDPIRRLAAMVAGQGYVVGVPEVYHEYEAPGTVLRYDQAGTDRGNALKFTKPIAAYDEDARAALAWLGAHPACTGALATMGVCLGGHLAYRAALNPRVRAAACFYATDIHSGTLGAGRADDSLARMDALKAETLFVWGRQDPHVPFAGREAIRARLEETGALYEWHEVNAAHAFLRDEGPRYDPALFLQAMQWLLALFGRTLHGA, from the coding sequence ATGATCATCCAGAGCGACGAATGGGCCGATGTGCCGGTGGCGGGCGGCGGTGCCATGCGCATCCACCTCTTCCGCCCGGCCGTGCCGGGGCGCTTCCCCGGCGTGCTGCTCTTCTCGGAGATCTACCAGGTCACCGATCCGATCCGGCGGCTGGCGGCGATGGTGGCGGGCCAGGGCTATGTCGTCGGCGTGCCCGAGGTCTATCATGAATACGAGGCGCCCGGCACGGTGCTGCGCTACGACCAGGCCGGCACGGATCGCGGCAATGCGCTGAAGTTCACCAAGCCGATCGCCGCCTATGATGAGGATGCGCGCGCCGCTCTGGCCTGGCTCGGCGCGCATCCCGCCTGCACGGGCGCGCTCGCCACCATGGGCGTGTGCCTGGGCGGCCATCTCGCCTATCGGGCCGCGCTCAACCCCCGGGTGCGCGCCGCCGCCTGCTTCTACGCGACCGACATCCATTCCGGCACGCTCGGCGCGGGCCGCGCGGATGACAGTCTGGCGCGGATGGACGCGCTCAAGGCCGAAACGCTGTTCGTCTGGGGGCGGCAGGATCCGCACGTGCCCTTTGCCGGCCGCGAGGCGATCCGCGCGCGGCTGGAGGAAACGGGCGCGCTCTACGAATGGCACGAGGTGAACGCCGCCCATGCCTTTCTGCGCGACGAGGGCCCGCGCTACGATCCGGCGCTGTTCCTCCAGGCGATGCAGTGGCTGCTGGCGCTGTTCGGGCGCACCCTGCACGGCGCCTGA
- a CDS encoding YceD family protein — protein MTQSEFSRLYRLDTLGGGPRAVTIEATAEERAALAERFGLLAIDRLSAEATLRREGERVLVEGRVRGAGAQACVATGAPVPAVVDEALLLRFVPAATAAPEGDEIELDSDALDEIGYEGGAVDLGEAAAQGFALALDPFPRAPGAEAALREAGILTEEEAEAARQAASPFAMLKGLGKS, from the coding sequence ATGACGCAGAGTGAATTTTCCCGCCTGTACCGGCTCGACACGCTGGGCGGCGGCCCGCGCGCGGTGACGATCGAGGCTACGGCGGAGGAGCGGGCGGCGCTGGCCGAGCGCTTCGGCCTGCTCGCCATCGATCGGCTCTCGGCGGAGGCGACGCTGCGCCGCGAGGGCGAGCGGGTGCTGGTGGAAGGGCGCGTGCGCGGCGCCGGCGCCCAGGCCTGCGTCGCCACCGGCGCGCCCGTGCCGGCCGTGGTCGACGAGGCGCTGCTGCTGCGCTTCGTTCCCGCCGCCACCGCCGCGCCCGAAGGCGACGAGATCGAGCTCGACAGCGATGCGCTGGACGAGATCGGCTATGAGGGCGGCGCGGTGGATCTGGGCGAGGCGGCGGCGCAGGGCTTCGCGCTCGCGCTCGATCCCTTCCCGCGCGCGCCCGGCGCCGAGGCCGCGCTGCGCGAGGCCGGCATCCTCACCGAGGAGGAGGCCGAGGCGGCGCGCCAGGCGGCGAGCCCCTTCGCCATGCTCAAGGGCCTCGGCAAGTCCTGA
- a CDS encoding ubiquinol-cytochrome C chaperone family protein encodes MTFWKRLFGGGDALVAPLRPLYAALVAAARQPDWYRTGAVPDTADGRFDMLSSLVALALLRLEAAGAPGREPAARLAELFIADMDAQLRERGVGDLMVGKHVGRMMSQLGGRMEAFRAGLGDGDLAGAVARNIHRGAAVPPEASLWVAARLQAIMAGLDRQTLAGLLAGRLE; translated from the coding sequence ATGACCTTCTGGAAACGCTTGTTCGGCGGCGGCGACGCGCTGGTCGCGCCGCTCCGCCCGCTTTATGCGGCGCTGGTCGCGGCGGCCCGCCAGCCGGACTGGTACCGCACCGGCGCGGTGCCCGACACCGCCGATGGCCGGTTCGACATGCTCTCCTCGCTGGTGGCGCTGGCGCTGCTGCGGCTGGAGGCCGCCGGCGCGCCCGGCCGCGAGCCCGCCGCGCGGCTGGCCGAGCTGTTCATCGCCGATATGGACGCGCAGCTGCGCGAGCGCGGCGTGGGCGATCTCATGGTGGGCAAGCATGTCGGCCGGATGATGAGCCAGCTCGGCGGCCGGATGGAGGCGTTTCGCGCCGGGCTCGGCGATGGCGATCTCGCCGGCGCGGTGGCGCGCAACATCCATCGCGGCGCGGCGGTGCCGCCCGAGGCGAGCCTGTGGGTGGCGGCGCGGTTGCAGGCGATCATGGCGGGGCTGGACCGGCAGACGCTGGCCGGCCTGCTGGCAGGGAGATTGGAATGA
- a CDS encoding outer membrane protein assembly factor BamE: MTGKPARAAAVVAAMAVAVTLPGCARIRGHQGYVMDTALLAAVQPGVDNRESVQRMLGNPSLQGEFDPSTWYYVSRTTDQFSFGLPRPVRQTTVAVHFDKAGTVDRVDRSGLDRVVSINPVGDKTPTLGRKRGLFQELFGNIGAVGSTGLNAPTADNPNSRSTP, encoded by the coding sequence ATGACAGGTAAGCCGGCCCGCGCGGCGGCGGTGGTGGCGGCGATGGCGGTGGCGGTGACGCTGCCCGGCTGCGCCCGCATCCGGGGCCATCAGGGCTATGTCATGGATACGGCGCTGCTCGCGGCCGTTCAGCCGGGCGTGGACAATCGCGAATCGGTGCAGCGCATGCTCGGCAATCCCAGCCTCCAGGGCGAGTTCGATCCCAGCACCTGGTATTATGTCTCCCGCACCACGGACCAATTCTCCTTCGGCCTGCCCCGCCCCGTGCGCCAGACGACGGTGGCGGTGCATTTCGACAAGGCGGGCACGGTGGACCGGGTGGATCGCTCCGGCCTGGATCGCGTCGTCTCGATCAACCCGGTCGGCGACAAGACGCCCACGCTGGGCCGCAAGCGCGGCCTGTTCCAGGAGCTGTTCGGGAATATCGGCGCGGTCGGCAGCACCGGCCTGAACGCGCCCACCGCCGATAACCCCAACAGCAGATCGACGCCCTGA